The following proteins come from a genomic window of Synechococcus sp. NB0720_010:
- a CDS encoding YlxR family protein, whose translation MKQQPVLRRCVTCRALLDRQHLLRVIRLAEGGMALDQGMGRSAYLCPTESCFEEAKRRKRLQKALRCQVSDSIYAALAQRLNATSYQALRQDK comes from the coding sequence GTGAAGCAACAGCCCGTCCTCAGGCGTTGTGTGACCTGCCGTGCACTGCTGGATCGCCAGCACCTGCTACGGGTCATCCGCCTTGCCGAGGGCGGCATGGCTCTGGACCAAGGGATGGGCCGATCGGCCTATCTCTGTCCGACCGAGAGCTGTTTTGAGGAAGCCAAGCGCCGCAAACGTCTGCAGAAGGCACTCCGGTGCCAAGTGTCAGATTCCATCTACGCGGCCTTGGCGCAGCGCCTGAATGCCACCTCTTATCAGGCGCTGAGGCAAGATAAATAG
- the nusA gene encoding transcription termination factor NusA, whose translation MALVLLPGLSNLIEDISEEKKLPPAVVEAALREALLKGYERYRRTLYLGISEDPFEEDYFSNFDVALDLDEEGYRVLASKIIVEEVESEDHQISLAEVMQVAEDAQAGDTVVLDVTPEKEDFGRMAAATTKQVLAQKLRDQQRRMIQEEFADLEDPVLTARVIRFERQSVIMAVSSGLGRPEVEAELPRRDQLPNDNYRANATFKVFLKEVSEIPRRGPQLFVSRANAGLVVYLFENEVPEIQEGSVRIVAVAREANPPSRSVGPRTKVAVDSVEREVDPVGACIGARGSRIQQVVNELRGEKIDVIRWSHDPGQYIANSLSPARVEAVRLVDPEGQHAHVLVPPDQLSLAIGREGQNVRLAARLTGWKIDIKNSTEYDQASEDEKVAELISMRQEEEALQAEAEARMEAEHALRAEEDARLRELYPLPEDEEEYGEQAQYDEAAYEQEPVAEAETTEAVATEDAVEEAVEETTDEEGAR comes from the coding sequence ATGGCACTGGTCCTGCTCCCCGGTCTCTCCAACCTGATCGAGGACATCAGCGAAGAGAAAAAACTGCCCCCTGCGGTGGTGGAAGCGGCCCTGCGTGAAGCCCTGCTCAAGGGCTATGAGCGCTACCGCCGCACCCTTTATCTGGGGATTAGCGAGGACCCCTTCGAGGAGGACTACTTCTCCAACTTCGATGTCGCCCTGGATCTCGACGAAGAGGGCTACCGGGTACTGGCCTCCAAAATCATCGTTGAAGAGGTCGAGAGCGAAGACCACCAAATCTCACTGGCCGAAGTGATGCAGGTGGCGGAAGACGCCCAGGCCGGTGACACCGTGGTGCTGGACGTCACCCCCGAGAAGGAAGACTTCGGCCGCATGGCCGCCGCCACCACCAAACAGGTGCTGGCCCAGAAGCTGCGCGACCAGCAGCGCCGCATGATCCAGGAGGAGTTCGCCGACCTGGAAGATCCTGTCCTGACCGCTCGGGTGATTCGCTTCGAGCGACAGAGCGTGATCATGGCCGTCAGCAGCGGACTGGGTCGCCCCGAAGTGGAGGCCGAACTCCCCCGCCGCGACCAGCTGCCCAATGACAACTACCGGGCCAACGCCACCTTCAAGGTCTTCCTGAAGGAAGTCAGTGAGATTCCGCGCCGCGGACCTCAACTGTTTGTCAGCCGCGCCAACGCCGGCCTGGTCGTCTATCTCTTCGAGAACGAAGTGCCCGAGATCCAGGAGGGCTCGGTCCGCATCGTTGCCGTCGCCCGTGAGGCCAACCCCCCCTCCCGCTCGGTCGGTCCCCGCACCAAGGTGGCCGTGGACAGCGTGGAGCGCGAAGTGGACCCTGTCGGCGCCTGCATTGGCGCCCGCGGCTCTCGCATCCAGCAGGTCGTGAACGAACTGCGTGGCGAAAAAATCGATGTCATCCGCTGGTCCCATGACCCGGGCCAGTACATCGCCAACTCCCTGAGCCCCGCCCGCGTGGAAGCGGTTCGACTGGTGGATCCCGAAGGGCAGCATGCCCACGTCCTGGTGCCCCCCGATCAGCTCAGCCTGGCCATCGGTCGCGAGGGTCAGAACGTCCGTCTCGCCGCTCGCCTGACCGGCTGGAAGATCGACATCAAGAACAGCACCGAGTACGACCAGGCCTCTGAGGACGAGAAGGTCGCGGAACTGATCTCCATGCGCCAGGAAGAGGAGGCGCTTCAGGCGGAAGCTGAAGCCCGGATGGAGGCAGAACACGCCCTGCGTGCCGAGGAAGACGCCCGTCTTCGGGAGCTCTATCCCCTGCCCGAGGACGAAGAGGAGTACGGCGAGCAGGCCCAGTACGACGAAGCGGCCTACGAGCAAGAGCCTGTGGCTGAGGCTGAGACCACCGAAGCCGTGGCAACGGAAGACGCAGTCGAAGAGGCTGTCGAAGAGACGACCGACGAGGAAGGAGCCCGGTGA
- the rimP gene encoding ribosome maturation factor RimP, translating to MPHPLHPDLQTLASQAAEGAGFQVCGLELLTHRIPMTLLVQLRLADGGDVSLDNCASFSGVLGDAIENSGLLQDPYVLEVSSPGVSEQLSDDRDFRSFRGFPVSIRYRDTKSGGDNEREGLLLERDEENVLLNVRGRTVRIPRPDVISVKLVTPKEA from the coding sequence TTGCCGCATCCCCTGCACCCTGACCTCCAAACCCTGGCTAGCCAGGCGGCGGAGGGCGCTGGATTCCAGGTCTGCGGCCTTGAACTGCTCACCCATCGAATTCCGATGACGTTGCTGGTCCAGCTGCGTCTGGCCGATGGCGGAGACGTGAGCCTGGACAACTGCGCCAGCTTCAGCGGAGTGCTGGGCGACGCCATCGAGAACAGCGGGCTGCTGCAGGACCCCTATGTCCTGGAAGTCAGCAGTCCGGGCGTCAGCGAGCAGCTGAGCGACGACCGAGACTTCCGCAGCTTCCGCGGATTCCCGGTTTCGATCCGCTACCGCGACACCAAATCCGGGGGCGACAACGAGCGTGAGGGCCTCTTGCTCGAACGCGATGAGGAGAACGTTCTCCTCAACGTCCGGGGACGCACGGTTCGAATCCCGCGCCCCGATGTGATCAGCGTGAAGCTGGTGACTCCCAAAGAGGCCTAA
- a CDS encoding metallophosphoesterase, whose amino-acid sequence MPGLLQLSDPHLLADPRGHCRGRPSLASLRHGLRQALSQIDQPPDLLLITGDLCQDESWGGYRRLHEVLEDVEPLREVPLALTPGNHDHPALMRSALGRRAVIAPAALDLGDWTLLLLSSHRSGAVAGFLDPRQLAWLERQLALADQPVVLALHHPPVPIGDSGLDPIALQDPGPFLRCLQRAPALKAVLFGHVHQHWQGELPRSGAGAPIPLWACPSSLASFAAVQPCPLGRPDWPGGRWLTLQPSGEVASTLLRWSPVESA is encoded by the coding sequence GTGCCTGGCCTCCTTCAGTTGAGTGATCCGCACCTCCTGGCAGACCCTCGGGGGCACTGCCGAGGTCGTCCCTCTCTGGCGTCCTTGCGCCACGGCCTGCGGCAGGCCCTGTCCCAGATCGATCAGCCCCCGGATCTGCTGCTGATCACAGGGGACCTCTGCCAGGACGAAAGCTGGGGCGGGTATCGCCGCCTGCATGAGGTCCTGGAGGACGTTGAACCCCTGAGGGAGGTTCCCCTGGCCTTGACCCCGGGCAACCACGACCATCCGGCCCTGATGCGATCGGCCTTGGGACGTCGCGCTGTGATTGCCCCGGCGGCCCTGGACCTCGGCGACTGGACGCTGCTGTTGCTCTCGAGTCACCGCAGTGGCGCCGTTGCTGGCTTCCTTGACCCCAGGCAGCTGGCCTGGCTCGAGCGCCAGCTGGCGCTGGCCGATCAGCCCGTGGTGCTGGCTTTGCACCATCCCCCCGTGCCCATTGGTGATTCAGGCTTGGATCCGATCGCTCTGCAGGATCCAGGCCCGTTTCTTCGCTGCCTCCAGCGGGCCCCAGCCCTCAAAGCCGTTCTCTTCGGCCATGTCCACCAGCATTGGCAGGGCGAACTGCCCCGCAGCGGCGCTGGGGCTCCCATACCCCTTTGGGCCTGTCCCTCCTCGTTGGCGTCGTTTGCGGCTGTTCAACCCTGTCCGTTGGGGCGGCCTGACTGGCCGGGGGGGCGTTGGCTGACCTTGCAGCCCTCGGGCGAGGTGGCCTCGACCCTGCTGCGTTGGTCTCCCGTGGAATCTGCCTAG
- a CDS encoding trypsin-like peptidase domain-containing protein, which translates to MRVLLALVLLLSAWFPAAPAWADFGSNTNHSFVSAAVKRVGPAVVRIDTERTVPRIGLDPSFSDPLLREMFGDQIPNSRERGQGSGIVIDGQGMVLTNAHVVDGADRVEVTLASGQELEGSVLGIDPVTDLAVVRIAKTQGLKSAPLGDSSALEVGDWAIALGTPYGLERTVTLGIVSSLHRNITSLGFSDKRLELIQTDAAINPGNSGGPLINASGEVIGINTLVRSGPGAGLGFAIPINLAKGVAAQLSQGDSVVHPYLGLQLVPLNPRLARDNNADPNALLQLPERDGALVQRVIPDSPAERAGLRRGDLVVQAADQEVSDPGELLRLVEASQVGDVLAIRVLRGEEQIDLSIRPEALPHS; encoded by the coding sequence GTGCGCGTTCTGCTGGCCCTGGTGTTGTTGCTGTCCGCTTGGTTCCCGGCGGCTCCAGCCTGGGCGGACTTTGGAAGTAACACCAACCACAGTTTTGTCTCTGCGGCGGTGAAACGGGTTGGGCCGGCGGTCGTGCGGATCGACACCGAGAGGACCGTCCCACGGATTGGTCTGGACCCTTCCTTTAGTGACCCGCTCCTGCGGGAGATGTTTGGCGATCAGATCCCCAATAGCCGCGAGCGCGGGCAGGGATCCGGAATCGTGATTGATGGTCAGGGCATGGTTCTCACGAACGCCCACGTCGTGGATGGCGCTGACCGGGTTGAGGTGACGCTGGCCAGTGGTCAAGAGCTGGAGGGCTCGGTGCTCGGAATCGATCCCGTGACCGATCTGGCGGTGGTGCGCATTGCCAAAACCCAGGGGTTGAAGTCCGCGCCGCTGGGGGACTCCAGTGCCCTGGAGGTGGGGGATTGGGCCATCGCCTTAGGGACCCCCTATGGCTTGGAGCGCACCGTCACCCTGGGCATCGTCAGCAGCCTGCACCGCAACATCACCAGCCTGGGCTTCTCGGACAAGCGTCTGGAATTGATTCAGACCGATGCGGCGATCAATCCGGGCAATTCCGGAGGCCCACTGATTAATGCCAGCGGCGAGGTGATTGGGATCAACACCCTGGTGCGTTCGGGTCCGGGAGCCGGATTGGGTTTCGCGATCCCGATCAACCTGGCCAAGGGTGTTGCGGCCCAACTGAGCCAAGGGGACTCCGTGGTGCACCCCTACCTGGGCCTACAGCTAGTTCCCCTCAATCCGAGGCTGGCTCGCGACAACAACGCTGACCCCAATGCCCTGCTCCAACTGCCCGAGCGGGACGGGGCACTGGTGCAACGGGTGATCCCGGATAGCCCTGCCGAACGGGCTGGCTTGCGCCGGGGAGATCTGGTGGTCCAGGCGGCGGATCAAGAGGTCAGCGATCCCGGGGAGCTGCTGCGTTTGGTGGAGGCCTCCCAGGTTGGTGATGTCCTGGCGATCCGCGTGTTGCGGGGCGAGGAACAGATCGATCTCTCGATCCGGCCTGAGGCGCTGCCGCATTCCTGA
- the rpiA gene encoding ribose-5-phosphate isomerase RpiA: MADLQDQMKQAVAAAATEQIQSGMVVGLGSGSTAALMIQALGAKLKSGELRDIVGVTTSFQGEVLAAELGIPLQSLNAVDRIDLAIDGADEVDPSFQLIKGGGACHVQEKLVAVRAKRFVVVVDSTKLVDTLNLGFLLPVEVMPGAWRQVQGQLKEMGGDAQLRMAVKKAGPVVTDQGNLVLDVKFSGGIGDPVSLEKEINNLPGVLENGLFVNITDQVLVGEINDGVAGVRDLVKR; encoded by the coding sequence ATGGCGGATCTGCAGGACCAGATGAAACAGGCGGTGGCGGCTGCAGCCACCGAGCAGATCCAAAGCGGAATGGTGGTGGGCTTGGGCTCCGGTTCAACCGCTGCCCTAATGATTCAGGCCCTCGGCGCCAAGCTCAAAAGCGGAGAGCTGCGGGACATCGTTGGGGTGACCACCTCCTTCCAAGGTGAGGTGCTTGCTGCCGAGCTGGGTATCCCGCTGCAGAGCCTGAATGCCGTGGATCGGATCGATCTGGCCATCGATGGCGCCGATGAGGTGGATCCTTCGTTCCAGTTGATCAAGGGCGGTGGCGCCTGCCACGTTCAGGAGAAGCTGGTGGCGGTTCGTGCCAAGCGCTTCGTGGTGGTGGTGGATTCCACCAAGCTCGTGGACACCCTCAACCTGGGCTTTCTGCTGCCCGTGGAGGTGATGCCCGGTGCCTGGCGTCAGGTCCAGGGCCAGCTCAAGGAGATGGGGGGTGACGCCCAGCTCCGTATGGCAGTCAAAAAGGCTGGTCCCGTCGTGACGGACCAGGGCAACCTCGTGCTGGACGTCAAGTTCAGCGGTGGCATCGGCGATCCCGTCAGCCTGGAGAAGGAGATCAACAACCTCCCCGGCGTTCTGGAGAACGGTCTGTTCGTGAACATCACCGACCAGGTGCTGGTGGGCGAGATCAACGACGGCGTTGCCGGCGTCCGGGATCTGGTCAAGCGCTGA
- the hisD gene encoding histidinol dehydrogenase: MTASSPPSRAESIAPLQIELLRDAEQAGQRLEAIAERTGSGQSREVAQRVEGILEQVQQQGDAALFELTERFDGVRPDPLRVPKEEIEAAWASTSPELQEALALAHRRILDFHQRQLPKDLAITGEHGERLGRRWRPVERAGLYVPGGRASYPSTVLMNAVPAKVAGVKRVVMVTPPGPDGRINSTVLAAAHLAGIDEIYRVGGAQAVGALAYGTESIPRVDVISGPGNLYVTLAKKAVYGRVAIDSLAGPSEVLVIADASANPDHVAADLLAQAEHDPLAAAILLTTSEELARAIPAAIEQQLEGHPRAAITRQALNDWGLIVVCSDLDEAAQLSDRFAPEHLELQVEQPEPLAEQIQQAGAIFMGAWTPEAVGDYLAGPNHTLPTSGTARFAGALCVETFMRHTSLIHFNRQALEATGAAVGTLADSEGLHSHAESVRRRLA, translated from the coding sequence GTGACCGCCAGCTCCCCTCCAAGCCGTGCCGAGTCGATCGCACCGCTGCAGATCGAGCTGCTGCGCGATGCCGAGCAGGCCGGTCAACGGCTCGAGGCCATCGCCGAGCGCACCGGTAGCGGCCAAAGCCGAGAGGTCGCCCAACGGGTTGAGGGAATCCTCGAGCAGGTGCAACAGCAGGGCGATGCCGCCCTCTTTGAACTGACCGAGCGTTTTGATGGGGTCCGCCCGGATCCTTTGCGCGTTCCCAAGGAGGAAATCGAAGCGGCCTGGGCCTCCACCTCCCCTGAGCTGCAGGAGGCCCTGGCCCTGGCCCACCGCCGGATCCTGGACTTCCACCAGCGCCAACTGCCCAAGGACCTGGCCATCACCGGAGAGCACGGAGAGCGGCTGGGCCGCCGCTGGCGCCCGGTGGAGCGGGCTGGTCTCTATGTCCCAGGGGGCCGCGCCAGCTACCCCAGCACCGTCTTGATGAATGCGGTGCCCGCCAAGGTTGCGGGGGTCAAGCGGGTGGTCATGGTGACTCCTCCCGGACCCGACGGCCGCATCAACAGCACCGTGCTGGCGGCAGCCCACCTAGCGGGAATCGATGAGATCTATCGGGTCGGAGGTGCCCAGGCCGTGGGAGCCCTGGCCTACGGCACGGAATCCATCCCCAGGGTGGATGTCATCAGCGGTCCAGGCAACCTCTATGTGACCCTGGCCAAAAAAGCGGTCTACGGCCGGGTCGCCATTGACTCACTAGCTGGCCCCAGTGAAGTGCTGGTGATCGCCGATGCCAGCGCCAACCCTGACCACGTCGCGGCCGATCTCCTGGCGCAGGCGGAGCACGACCCCCTCGCTGCAGCAATCCTTCTGACCACCAGCGAGGAACTGGCACGGGCCATCCCCGCCGCGATTGAGCAGCAACTGGAGGGACACCCCCGTGCCGCCATCACCCGTCAGGCCCTCAACGACTGGGGCTTGATCGTGGTCTGCTCAGACCTGGATGAGGCGGCACAGCTCAGTGATCGCTTTGCCCCCGAACACCTGGAACTGCAGGTCGAGCAGCCTGAGCCCCTGGCCGAACAGATCCAACAGGCCGGGGCGATCTTCATGGGGGCCTGGACCCCGGAGGCAGTTGGCGATTACCTGGCCGGCCCAAACCACACCCTGCCGACCTCGGGTACGGCCCGATTCGCCGGAGCGCTGTGCGTGGAGACCTTCATGCGCCACACCAGCTTGATTCACTTCAACCGGCAAGCCCTGGAGGCCACCGGCGCTGCCGTTGGCACCCTGGCTGACAGCGAGGGGCTCCACAGCCACGCAGAGTCCGTTCGCCGGCGCCTGGCCTAA
- the rpsT gene encoding 30S ribosomal protein S20, which produces MANNKSSKKRIEVAERNRLHNRTYKSAVRTLMKRCFAACTAYSQEPGDAAKQAVQSSLSAAFSKIDKAVKVGVLHRNNGAHQKSRLSAAVKSAIEPAAKA; this is translated from the coding sequence GTGGCCAATAACAAGTCGTCGAAGAAACGCATTGAGGTTGCCGAGCGCAATCGTCTGCACAACCGCACCTACAAGTCTGCGGTCCGCACCCTGATGAAGCGTTGCTTCGCCGCTTGCACCGCCTACAGCCAGGAGCCCGGCGATGCAGCCAAGCAGGCTGTCCAGTCGAGCCTGAGCGCTGCCTTCAGCAAGATCGACAAGGCCGTCAAGGTCGGCGTGCTGCACCGCAACAACGGTGCCCACCAGAAATCTCGCCTGAGCGCTGCTGTTAAGAGCGCCATCGAGCCCGCAGCGAAGGCCTGA
- a CDS encoding TatD family hydrolase translates to MAAAVALESLPAPLIDSHCHIVFRNFDEDLEEVAQRWRDAGVGRLLHACVEPSEIPAIRALADRFPELRYSVGVHPLDPEHWASNTQQVLREAAQADPRVVAIGELGLDLFRDNNLEQQLAMLRPQLDLAVELDLPVIIHCRDAAEPMLAELRERAERGACPKGVMHCWSGTPEEMQGFLELGLYISFSGNVTFPKATDTHACAQAVPADRYLVETDCPFLAPVPRRGKRNEPSYVMAVAERVAVLRQEPLQTVALQSTRNACALFGPALHNV, encoded by the coding sequence ATGGCAGCTGCCGTCGCTCTCGAGAGCCTTCCGGCTCCTTTGATTGACAGCCACTGCCACATCGTCTTTCGAAATTTCGACGAAGACTTGGAGGAGGTTGCTCAACGCTGGCGTGATGCCGGTGTGGGGCGCCTCCTTCACGCATGTGTCGAGCCTTCTGAGATTCCGGCGATTCGAGCGCTGGCCGATCGCTTCCCCGAGCTTCGCTACTCCGTTGGCGTTCATCCTCTGGATCCGGAGCATTGGGCTTCCAACACGCAGCAGGTGTTGCGCGAGGCGGCTCAAGCTGACCCCAGGGTCGTGGCGATCGGCGAGCTCGGTTTGGATCTGTTCCGCGACAACAATCTCGAGCAACAGCTGGCGATGCTCCGGCCCCAGCTGGACCTGGCGGTGGAGCTGGATCTGCCCGTGATCATTCACTGCCGCGATGCCGCTGAACCGATGCTTGCCGAGTTGCGCGAGCGTGCTGAGCGGGGTGCCTGCCCTAAGGGCGTGATGCACTGCTGGAGCGGCACTCCCGAGGAAATGCAGGGGTTCCTCGAGTTGGGGCTCTACATCAGCTTTAGCGGCAATGTGACCTTCCCGAAGGCCACCGACACCCATGCCTGCGCCCAAGCGGTTCCCGCGGATCGATATCTCGTGGAGACCGACTGCCCGTTCTTGGCGCCCGTGCCGCGACGGGGCAAGCGCAACGAGCCTTCCTATGTGATGGCTGTGGCGGAGCGAGTGGCAGTCCTGCGCCAGGAGCCGCTGCAGACCGTCGCCTTACAGAGCACCCGCAACGCCTGTGCACTGTTTGGACCCGCTCTTCACAATGTATGA
- the rpoB gene encoding DNA-directed RNA polymerase subunit beta → MSSAIQVAKTATYLPDLVEVQRASFKWFLEKGLIEELESFSPITDYTGKLELHFIGSEYRLKRPRHDVEEAKRRDATFASQMYVTCRLVNKETGEIKEQEVFIGELPLMTERGTFIINGAERVIVNQIVRSPGVYFKDEQDKNGRKTFNASLIPNRGAWLKFETDKNDLLHVRVDKTRKINAHVLMRAIGLSDNDVLDKLRHPEYYQKSIEAANDEGIASEDQALLELYKKLRPGEPPSVSGGQTLLHSRFFDPKRYDLGRVGRYKINKKLRLTIPDATRTLTPEDVLSTIDYLINLELDVGGATLDDIDHLGNRRVRSVGELLQNQVRVGLNRLERIIKERMTVGETESLTPAQLVNPKPLVAAIKEFFGSSQLSQFMDQTNPLAELTHKRRISALGPGGLTRERAGFAVRDIHPSHYGRICPIETPEGPNAGLIGSLATHARVNEYGFIETPFWKVEDGIVLKQGDPLYLSADLEDECRVAPGDVATDADGRIKADLVPVRYRQDFETVPPEQVDYVQLSPVQVISVATSLIPFLEHDDANRALMGSNMQRQAVPLLRPERPLVGTGLETQVARDSGMVPITTVNGTVSFVDATAIVIRDEEGNDHTHYLQKYQRSNQDTCLNHRPIVKLGDQVIAGQVLANGSACEGGEIALGQNVLIAYMPWEGYNYEDAILVSERLVRDDLYTSVHIEKYEIEARQTKLGPEEITREIPNVAEESLGNLDEMGIIRIGAYVESGDILVGKVTPKGESDQPPEEKLLRAIFGEKARDVRDNSLRVPSTERGRVVDVRIYTREQGDELPPGANMVVRVYVAQRRKIQVGDKMAGRHGNKGIISRILPLEDMPYLPDGTPIDIVLNPLGVPSRMNVGQVFECLMGWAASHLDCRVKVVPFDEMHGPETSKNTVQAYLEAAKSQPGKDWVYNPDNPGKIQLIDGRTGEAFDQPVTVGYAHILKLVHLVDDKIHARSTGPYSLVTQQPLGGKAQQGGQRLGEMEVWALEAYGAAYTLQELLTVKSDDMQGRNEALNAIVKGKPIPRPGTPESFKVLMRELQSLGLDIAVYTDAGEEVDLMQDVNPRRSTPNRPTYESLGVADYDDD, encoded by the coding sequence ATGAGCAGCGCGATTCAGGTCGCCAAGACCGCCACTTACCTCCCCGACCTGGTGGAGGTGCAGCGCGCGAGCTTCAAATGGTTTCTGGAGAAGGGCCTGATCGAGGAGCTGGAGAGCTTCTCCCCGATCACCGACTACACCGGCAAGCTTGAGCTGCACTTCATCGGTAGCGAGTACCGCCTGAAGCGCCCTCGCCACGACGTGGAAGAGGCCAAGCGCCGTGACGCGACCTTCGCGTCCCAGATGTATGTGACCTGCCGCCTGGTCAACAAGGAGACCGGCGAAATCAAGGAGCAGGAAGTGTTCATCGGGGAACTGCCCCTGATGACCGAGCGCGGCACGTTCATCATCAACGGCGCCGAGCGCGTGATCGTGAACCAGATCGTGCGTTCACCCGGCGTCTATTTCAAAGACGAGCAGGACAAGAACGGCCGTAAGACCTTTAACGCCAGCCTGATCCCCAACCGTGGCGCCTGGCTGAAGTTTGAAACCGACAAGAACGACCTGCTGCACGTTCGCGTCGACAAGACCCGCAAGATCAACGCCCACGTGTTGATGCGGGCCATCGGCCTGTCCGACAACGATGTCCTCGACAAGCTGCGCCACCCCGAGTACTACCAAAAGTCCATCGAGGCGGCGAACGACGAAGGCATCGCTTCAGAAGACCAGGCTCTGCTTGAGCTCTACAAGAAGCTGCGTCCGGGTGAACCCCCCTCGGTGAGCGGTGGTCAGACCCTGCTGCACAGCCGCTTCTTTGATCCCAAGCGCTACGACCTCGGCCGGGTTGGTCGCTACAAGATCAACAAGAAGCTGCGCCTGACCATCCCCGATGCGACGCGCACCCTCACCCCTGAGGACGTCCTCAGCACGATCGATTACCTGATCAACCTTGAGCTCGATGTGGGTGGCGCCACCCTCGATGACATCGACCACCTCGGTAACCGCCGCGTTCGCTCCGTGGGCGAATTGCTGCAGAACCAGGTCCGCGTTGGTCTGAACCGCCTCGAGCGGATCATTAAAGAGCGGATGACCGTTGGTGAGACCGAGAGTCTGACCCCGGCCCAGCTGGTGAACCCCAAGCCCCTGGTGGCTGCGATCAAGGAGTTCTTCGGCTCCAGCCAGCTGAGCCAGTTCATGGATCAGACGAATCCCCTGGCTGAGCTCACCCACAAGCGCCGCATCAGCGCCCTGGGCCCAGGCGGTCTGACCCGCGAGCGCGCTGGCTTTGCCGTGCGCGACATCCACCCTTCCCACTACGGCCGGATTTGCCCGATCGAGACCCCTGAAGGCCCGAATGCCGGTCTGATTGGCTCCTTGGCCACCCACGCCCGGGTGAACGAGTACGGCTTCATCGAGACCCCGTTCTGGAAGGTGGAGGACGGCATCGTCCTCAAGCAGGGTGACCCCCTCTACCTCTCGGCGGATCTCGAGGACGAGTGCCGTGTGGCTCCTGGCGACGTCGCCACCGACGCCGATGGCCGGATCAAGGCCGACCTGGTTCCCGTGCGCTACCGCCAGGACTTTGAGACCGTGCCCCCCGAGCAGGTCGACTACGTGCAGCTCTCACCGGTTCAGGTGATCTCGGTTGCAACCTCGCTGATCCCTTTCCTCGAGCACGACGACGCCAACCGGGCCCTGATGGGTTCGAACATGCAACGTCAGGCTGTGCCTCTGCTGCGCCCTGAGCGTCCCCTGGTCGGCACCGGTCTGGAGACCCAGGTCGCCCGTGACTCGGGCATGGTCCCCATCACCACCGTCAACGGCACGGTCAGCTTTGTCGATGCCACCGCGATCGTCATTCGCGATGAAGAGGGCAACGACCACACCCACTACCTCCAGAAGTACCAGCGCTCCAACCAGGACACCTGCCTCAACCATCGTCCGATCGTCAAACTTGGCGATCAGGTGATCGCCGGTCAGGTCCTGGCCAACGGTTCGGCCTGTGAGGGTGGTGAAATCGCCCTGGGTCAGAACGTTCTGATCGCCTACATGCCCTGGGAGGGCTACAACTACGAGGACGCGATTCTCGTTTCCGAGCGCCTGGTGCGCGACGACCTCTACACCTCGGTGCACATCGAGAAGTACGAGATCGAAGCCCGTCAGACCAAGCTTGGACCTGAGGAGATCACCCGCGAGATCCCCAACGTTGCCGAGGAGAGCCTGGGCAACCTGGACGAGATGGGCATCATCCGCATTGGTGCCTATGTCGAAAGCGGCGACATCCTGGTCGGCAAGGTGACCCCCAAGGGTGAGTCGGACCAGCCCCCGGAAGAGAAGCTGCTGCGCGCGATCTTCGGTGAGAAGGCCCGCGATGTCCGCGACAACTCCCTGCGCGTTCCCAGCACCGAGCGTGGCCGTGTGGTCGACGTCCGGATCTATACCCGCGAGCAGGGCGATGAGCTGCCGCCCGGCGCAAACATGGTGGTTCGGGTCTACGTGGCCCAGCGCCGCAAGATCCAGGTCGGCGACAAGATGGCCGGCCGCCACGGCAACAAGGGCATCATCAGCCGCATCCTTCCCCTGGAGGACATGCCCTATCTGCCCGACGGCACCCCGATCGACATCGTGCTCAACCCCCTGGGTGTGCCGAGCCGGATGAACGTCGGACAGGTCTTCGAGTGCTTGATGGGCTGGGCTGCATCCCACCTGGATTGCCGCGTCAAGGTGGTGCCCTTCGACGAAATGCACGGTCCTGAGACCTCGAAGAACACCGTTCAGGCCTATCTCGAGGCGGCCAAGTCCCAGCCCGGTAAGGACTGGGTCTACAACCCTGACAACCCCGGCAAGATCCAGTTGATCGATGGCCGGACCGGCGAGGCCTTTGACCAGCCCGTGACCGTGGGCTACGCCCACATCCTCAAGCTGGTTCACCTGGTGGACGACAAGATCCACGCTCGCTCCACGGGTCCCTACTCCCTGGTCACCCAGCAGCCCCTGGGTGGTAAGGCCCAGCAGGGCGGCCAGCGTCTGGGTGAGATGGAGGTCTGGGCTCTCGAGGCCTACGGCGCCGCCTACACCCTGCAGGAACTGCTCACCGTCAAGTCCGACGACATGCAGGGCCGCAACGAGGCGCTCAACGCCATCGTCAAGGGCAAGCCGATTCCCCGTCCTGGCACCCCCGAGTCCTTCAAGGTGCTGATGCGCGAGCTTCAGTCCCTGGGTCTCGACATCGCGGTCTACACCGATGCGGGTGAGGAAGTCGACCTCATGCAGGACGTGAATCCTCGCCGCAGCACCCCCAACCGACCCACCTACGAATCCCTCGGCGTCGCGGATTACGACGACGACTGA